CTCGCATCACTTCGCTTCATCGCTTTAAGTGATGAAGTGTCCGCTTTCCTGAACACTGAGAGGAAATATGTTATTATGATCATGGCATCTGTTGGATAGAAAGCTAGTTTGATACCATTAGAAAACAGTAAGCAGTGGTATTGTTTCTTAATCTTAAGCACTAGTTTGGTATACTTCTTGGTAAGAAATTCAATGAATGAATTGTAATAAGTAGGATGAAATGGCTAAGGATATGAACTTTTTGAATTATTCAAAACATGAATCAGTGTTTTGAGAAGCGAGAAGCCGAAAAAAGCGACGGGGGCTCGCTCACAGAAGTGagaagcgtgaagcgaagcgcatgcttttttcagaaaaagcgctatttagtataaaaatataaaatataaaatatgcatagataaataatcaagaactcaaaagacttagattaaaaagtaactagatagtcaataatcctcataagtaacaacatataaagcaaatgcataaccaaatcacaaagagagcaaaatcctattcttcaacaagatcctcaaactcttgaagtgccatcaacaagggttctacttctacttggtcctcatcttcttcctcatcggaggactcatcaacaagagTTCTACTTCTATTTGAACATGAACTTGAACCTGTagctactcttttttccttgccCCTTAAAGTCCTCCCCCTAAAACCATAAATATTCTCCTCCACACCACTAGTCGTAGCAACATCACCATAAGTGAGACCTTCTCCTTCATatacttcttcatcttcatgattttggggtgctccagttaaccattcatttacatcatcaatATTATCCAACAAAATTGGATCAATGGTATTGCGAGCATTGTAGCGATGCACCAATATTCTATTATATTTGATGAACACTAGATCATTCAGGCGTTTTAACTCAAGCTTGTTTCTCTTTTTAGTATGAATCTGCATAGAATTCATAGAAAGTAATTAATGGGAGGACTTTGGACAATTAAGATACTATTTAATTTAGTAATAACGTACTATAGGTTCTCACATGTTCATACACGCTCCAATTTCTCTCGCAACCGGATGAGCTACAAGTTAAACTTTGCACTCTAATAGCAAATTGTTGCAAGTTTGGGACATTATGACCATATTGCATCCACCATTCAACTatagaagaattattttaaaagttaatatGTAATAACTTAAAAGTTAAAGCTCTAACAGTTAAATGTTGAAATGCTCACCTGGTGACCTTAAGGTTCTAACTCTAATGGCCAACTCAATTCCAAGTAGCCCATCAGCTTTCATGTACACACCAAGCTCATCCCCTATTTTGTCTTGCAAAGTTTTATCTAGGATCATCCTCTCAACACATGCATGATATCCTAACCACACTTCTTCAGTTAAAGTCTTCatctcattatttttataatagagCCCCGGGTTCAAAATATGTCCAGCTGCATGTAAATGTTGATGAAGTTGATCCGTCCACCTTGCATCAATGATTTTGAAAACATTCATATATTTcctttcatcataattgaatgtCTTTTCAATACTTTCTTTTGCCCTATCCATAGCTTCATAAATGTAGCCCATTGGTGGTTTTTTCTCCCCATCCACCATACGAAGTACATTAACTAAAGGACCACCAACTCTAAGTGCTTGAACAGTGTCATTCCAAAAATATGGACTAATGATGTGTCTCGCAATTGCTTTCCCAAGAGTTTCCTTTGCATAGACACTTTCATTCCATTCAGTGAACATAAACAAGGTTCtcagatttttcttttgcaTATAAAAACTATGCAATGTCAAAAAAACTGTTGCGAATCTTGTCTTAGCAGGTTTTACCAAGTTTCTTTGCTTTGTGTATCTCCTCATCATATTCAACAACAATACCCTTTGACTGATATAAGAATGTATCTTAACAGCCTTATCAAAAActattcaaaaaatttaatagttaataagtaagaaaattaacatgaaGATTAAAAAAGAACATTAAATATTAAGACTCAAGTTCACCTGTAGAATACGGGGCCTCTTTGAAAATGTCACCAAACATCAAGTTGATACAGTGAGCAGCACAAGGAGTCCAGAAAATATGTGGGAACACTCCCTTCAACATGTCACCCACTTTTTTGTTCTCACTTGCATTATCAGTCACAACTTGTACCACATTTTCCTTGCCTATTTTCAAGATAGTCTTCTCAAACAAGTTAAACATCTTATTAGAATCAGTAGAAGAGTCATTAGCATCATGAGATTCAAGGAACACACTCCCTTTTGGaaaattcaccaaaacattGATGATCATTTTCCCATTCCTTACTGTCCATTTATCCATCATAATGGAACAACCATACGTTTTCCACTGAACCTTATGATCTTCTAcaattttgtttgtcttttcCACCTCTTTTTTTAAACAAGAAACTCTTACCTCATGATAGGTGGGGGGCTTCATTCCAAGGCCATATTGGCCTACTGCCTCAATgaattcaccaaaactttcgGTGTAGTTAACACAATTGAAAGGCAATCCTGCATCATACATCCACCTGTCgaagttgaagaagaagtcACAGCAGCTTGGAACAATTAATGGTAAGTTTtacagattttttttaaaaaaaaaaaccaagtGCCGCTTTTTCCAAAAAAGCGACTTTTTTTCTCGCTTCTGGATGAAGCATGCTTCTCGCTTTTCCCATGAAGCGCACGCTTTTTTGAAATCGCTTCGCTTCACGGTGTTGAAGCGCTAGCGCCTCGCCTAGATTCGCTTCACGCTTAAAGCGAGCGCTTCGGTGCTTTTTCATAACACTGGCATGAATACATAGGATTCGATGAATGGAAAGTCAATCTTGAAATCTTGAGGGTTGGGTATTCTAATTTAGTATGAATTAGCCTAAAATGAAGGAAATTAACACGAGATCGATATGATGTGATGATAGATTGATCGAAGGAAGTCTTACAGATTGCTTGAGGTGATAATTTTGGTAATTCAACACGAGTCCTGTGAGTAGCAATCTTACCACAATTTGCATTTTATAACTCTCATAATTTATACATAGTTTATAAAGTGAATGTGTTACCGAATGTTTTGGACTTGCATGTGGGACAAATCTTTTACTTAATATGATATTCCAACGGTAATGTGAGATGTTCTCACTTTTATAAGACTTATTTATTGTTAATTGAAATATGATTAATCATTATGGAAAAGGTCTGTTATTTACTTGAAAGTAAGTATCTTGACATATGTTTCTTATGTGTTTAAGTTTTATATAATATGATTTGATAAGAACTTGAATGTCTTGTAATATTTTGGAAAATGCTTTTACTGGttataaagaaaagtataagtgGGAGTAGACCTTGATGGATCCCGTAGTTAACGGCGGGTTTGTTAGACCTCGTGCACCTTGTAGTTGAAGATTACCAACATAGCCCTTGCTAGTAGGAGGATAGAACTAGCATACCGTTATTGATATACCTCGAGTAGGGATCTACTGATATGAATATTTGACTCCTCTATGAGGAAGTTCACTGATATTGGTGACTTCTTAAAGAAGGTCATAGCGATTGCAAGATTCATTCTTGGAAACCTTCCAAATATAAGAATTGCTATGAAAGTGTTTCCCTGAGTTTACTTCTAAATGTTCAAATAGATTTTTGCTTCCATGAGACAAATAAGATTCAATATTGTTGTCGCTTTCTGAAAAGgcatttatttcatgattttgattaTCATAGTAGCATGTTTTCTGACTTGTCCCTCTTGAAAACGTTTGTGGTTAAGTGTTATTACTCACTGAGCTAGCCTCTCACTCCTCGCTAAATGTTTTTATAGAGAACTCAGGTGGCCTTGACGCGGATTTCATTAACTAGAGAGCGTGAATTGGTAGTATCTGGTGAGTCCCGCATTGCTTCATGTGGCAAGAACTTTATCGAATTGTTTTGgttccttttcttttaaa
The genomic region above belongs to Solanum dulcamara chromosome 5, daSolDulc1.2, whole genome shotgun sequence and contains:
- the LOC129889137 gene encoding uncharacterized protein LOC129889137; the encoded protein is MMRRYTKQRNLVKPAKTRFATVFLTLHSFYMQKKNLRTLFMFTEWNESVYAKETLGKAIARHIISPYFWNDTVQALRVGGPLVNVLRMVDGEKKPPMGYIYEAMDRAKESIEKTFNYDERKYMNVFKIIDARWTDQLHQHLHAAGHILNPGLYYKNNEMKTLTEEVWLGYHACVERMILDKTLQDKIGDELGVYMKADGLLGIELAIRVRTLRSPVEWWMQYGHNVPNLQQFAIRVQSLTCSSSGCERNWSVYEHIHTKKRNKLELKRLNDLVFIKYNRILVHRYNARNTIDPILLDNIDDVNEWLTGAPQNHEDEEVYEGEGLTYGDVATTSGVEENIYGFRGRTLRGKEKRVATGSSSCSNRSRTLVDESSDEEEDEDQVEVEPLLMALQEFEDLVEE